In a genomic window of Meiothermus sp. QL-1:
- a CDS encoding PilW family protein translates to MRNLGITLIEMLIAAVVGVAILALIGAGLRSSNESLRFVQNSQLLTEDLRTAGNLISDYVATAAFLYPPGTTLTVGGAQGYTVRNPLRGNNTWQIGDDPAIALLQPPTLRNGVEVVKFVMIYPLQRGWVVRQASGAENPGPDPANNDKWLLYVYEEFVPVGPRRLPNGLPAAIPTTLSQSSGNLLADYVQPRGFVVRYSDCLGFDESGRSILAPCPPAPPVPLRPEHSAARVSFFLQGEITQGGRSSLIPASPLRFEAAPRNLPRRIEEISLN, encoded by the coding sequence ATGCGGAACCTGGGCATCACCCTCATCGAGATGCTGATTGCGGCGGTGGTCGGGGTGGCCATTCTGGCCCTGATTGGGGCGGGGCTGCGCAGCAGCAATGAAAGCCTGCGCTTTGTGCAGAATTCCCAACTTCTCACCGAAGACCTGCGCACCGCGGGCAACCTGATTAGCGATTACGTTGCGACCGCGGCCTTCCTTTACCCCCCGGGGACCACCCTCACCGTTGGTGGTGCCCAGGGGTACACGGTGCGCAACCCCCTCCGCGGCAACAACACCTGGCAGATTGGCGACGACCCGGCCATCGCCCTGCTCCAGCCGCCCACCCTGCGCAATGGGGTGGAGGTGGTTAAATTCGTGATGATCTACCCCTTGCAGCGGGGCTGGGTGGTACGGCAGGCCAGCGGGGCCGAGAATCCCGGCCCCGACCCCGCCAACAACGATAAATGGCTGCTCTACGTCTACGAGGAGTTTGTACCGGTGGGTCCGAGGCGGCTGCCCAACGGTCTGCCTGCCGCCATCCCGACCACCCTCAGCCAAAGCAGCGGCAACCTCCTGGCCGACTACGTACAGCCTCGGGGCTTTGTGGTGCGCTACTCGGACTGCCTGGGCTTTGATGAGTCGGGGCGGAGCATCCTGGCCCCGTGCCCCCCGGCCCCACCCGTGCCCCTGCGCCCCGAGCACAGCGCGGCCCGGGTGAGCTTTTTCCTTCAGGGCGAGATTACCCAGGGCGGGCGCAGCTCCTTGATACCGGCGAGCCCCCTGCGGTTCGAAGCGGCCCCCCGCAACCTGCCCCGACGAATCGAGGAGATCAGCCTGAATTAG
- a CDS encoding MDR family oxidoreductase — protein MQSFKALVVESGEPYRAVLREARLEELPPGEVLVRVAYSSLNYKDGLAITGAGKVIRSFPMVPGIDLAGVVLASESPEFQPGDEVILTGYGIGERHWGGMAELARVRAEWLVPLPEGLSLKEAMGIGTAGFTAMLALMALEAHSIDPAREVLVTGAAGGVGSLAVALLAQRGYRVVAATGRPGEEAYLRSLGAAEVLERSLLTAPARPLESERFGGAVDTVGGAVLAGVLPRMAYGGSVAACGNAGGARLETTVFPFILRGVNLLGIDSVMCPREKRRLAWQRLARELPKALLEATVKTVTLDEVPALAQAILQGQVRGRVVVQLAP, from the coding sequence TTCAAAGCTTTGGTGGTGGAATCGGGGGAGCCCTACCGCGCAGTGCTGCGGGAGGCCCGGCTAGAAGAGCTGCCGCCCGGGGAGGTGCTGGTCCGGGTGGCCTACAGCAGCCTCAACTACAAGGATGGCCTGGCCATCACCGGAGCCGGCAAGGTCATCCGCAGCTTTCCCATGGTGCCGGGGATTGATCTGGCTGGGGTGGTGCTGGCCTCCGAGAGCCCCGAGTTCCAACCCGGGGACGAGGTAATTCTGACCGGCTATGGCATCGGCGAGCGGCACTGGGGGGGCATGGCCGAGCTGGCCAGGGTGCGGGCAGAGTGGCTGGTGCCCCTGCCCGAGGGCTTGAGCCTGAAGGAGGCCATGGGCATCGGCACCGCAGGCTTCACCGCCATGCTTGCGCTCATGGCCCTGGAGGCCCACAGCATAGACCCCGCGCGCGAGGTCCTGGTCACAGGGGCCGCCGGCGGGGTGGGCAGCCTGGCCGTGGCCCTTCTGGCCCAGCGGGGCTACCGGGTGGTGGCCGCCACCGGCCGCCCAGGCGAGGAGGCCTATCTGAGGTCCCTCGGGGCCGCCGAGGTCCTGGAGCGCAGCCTGCTCACCGCCCCGGCCCGCCCCCTGGAGTCCGAGCGCTTCGGCGGGGCGGTGGACACGGTGGGAGGGGCGGTGCTGGCTGGGGTCCTGCCCCGCATGGCCTACGGCGGCAGCGTGGCGGCTTGCGGCAACGCGGGGGGTGCTAGGCTCGAGACCACCGTCTTCCCCTTCATCCTGCGGGGGGTGAACCTGCTGGGCATTGACTCGGTGATGTGCCCGCGGGAGAAACGCCGGCTGGCCTGGCAACGCCTGGCCCGTGAGCTGCCCAAGGCCTTGCTCGAGGCCACCGTCAAGACGGTGACCCTGGACGAGGTGCCGGCTTTGGCCCAGGCCATCCTGCAGGGCCAGGTGCGGGGACGGGTGGTGGTGCAGCTCGCCCCCTAA